In Acidovorax sp. 106, the following proteins share a genomic window:
- a CDS encoding GspE/PulE family protein, whose protein sequence is MSFPKDTEASLLQCIQPQSTDALWMLLSTPHPAIGKARHLGEALLHAGLITPAALASSLQTQQQERDKGNARPIGQILVEQHDLSQDQLRQVISTWLGEYMVDPAHLQPEPDALALVPRTVAERESVLPVLARDESLALLMADPYDRMLLSELRFLTQRRLIPIKAAPGTLAPAIAQAYSVHPGDASDAPQGKIAAGGAKDGVRTPPAARATSQELAQDLNDSAPDSHTTDTDVVSESDNTLVRLINSVINEAIAHRASDIHIETEPAPLNVRIRLRIDGDLVPHLELPARFRYALVARIKIMANMDISEHRKPQDGKIDFSRFGGPPVELRVVTVPTSRGLEDVVLRLLAGAKPLPLDAIGLTPANLKAMRDMVRKPYGLVLVVGPTGCGKTTTLHSVISDINTAGRKIWTAEDPIEITQSGLRQVQVNPRIGWTFAAAMRTFLRADPDVIMIGEMRDEETSRIAIEASLTGHLVLSTLHTNSAPESIARLLEIGLDSFNFSDSLLAILAQRLVRRLCKACREPVVADDETLLGMASQYLPSGSGNSPEGRAALVQRWRDNYGTGSGELQLWRRAGCQECEGHGYRGRMGIHELMLSDEAIRQHIRRRASAAEIRQAALAAGMLTLRQDGIEKVLRGLTDMPEVLAASNL, encoded by the coding sequence ATGTCCTTCCCCAAAGACACCGAGGCCTCCCTGCTCCAATGCATCCAGCCGCAAAGCACCGATGCGTTGTGGATGCTGCTTTCCACGCCGCACCCGGCCATTGGCAAGGCCCGCCACTTGGGGGAGGCGCTGCTGCATGCCGGGCTGATCACCCCGGCCGCGTTGGCCAGCAGCTTGCAGACCCAGCAGCAGGAACGGGACAAAGGGAACGCACGCCCGATTGGCCAGATCTTGGTGGAGCAGCACGACCTGAGCCAGGACCAATTGCGGCAAGTGATTTCCACCTGGCTGGGCGAGTACATGGTCGACCCCGCCCACCTCCAGCCGGAGCCCGATGCACTGGCCTTGGTGCCCCGCACCGTGGCCGAGCGCGAATCGGTGCTGCCCGTGCTGGCGCGCGACGAATCCTTGGCGCTACTCATGGCCGATCCATACGACCGGATGCTGCTCAGCGAACTGCGCTTTCTGACCCAACGGCGGCTGATTCCCATCAAAGCCGCGCCAGGCACATTGGCTCCCGCCATCGCCCAGGCATACAGCGTTCACCCAGGGGATGCATCTGATGCGCCACAGGGCAAAATCGCCGCTGGTGGAGCAAAAGACGGCGTGCGCACACCGCCCGCCGCACGCGCCACCTCGCAAGAGCTGGCCCAGGACCTGAACGACTCGGCCCCGGACAGCCACACGACCGATACCGATGTAGTGAGTGAATCGGACAACACGCTGGTGCGGCTGATCAACTCGGTCATCAACGAAGCCATCGCCCACCGCGCCTCTGACATCCACATCGAAACCGAACCCGCGCCCCTGAACGTGCGCATTCGCTTGCGCATTGATGGCGACTTGGTGCCCCACTTGGAGTTGCCCGCGCGCTTTCGCTATGCCTTGGTAGCCCGCATCAAGATCATGGCCAACATGGACATCTCGGAGCACCGCAAGCCCCAGGATGGCAAGATCGATTTCTCTCGCTTCGGCGGCCCACCAGTAGAGCTGCGGGTCGTCACGGTGCCCACTTCGCGCGGTCTGGAGGATGTGGTGTTGCGGCTGCTGGCAGGCGCCAAGCCCTTGCCGCTGGATGCCATTGGGCTCACGCCGGCCAACCTGAAGGCCATGCGTGACATGGTGCGCAAACCTTACGGGCTGGTGCTGGTGGTGGGCCCCACGGGCTGCGGCAAGACCACGACACTGCACTCGGTCATCAGCGACATCAACACCGCTGGCCGCAAGATCTGGACGGCCGAGGACCCGATCGAAATAACCCAGAGTGGGCTGCGCCAGGTGCAGGTCAACCCGCGCATCGGCTGGACCTTTGCTGCCGCCATGCGCACCTTTTTGCGCGCCGACCCAGACGTCATCATGATCGGCGAAATGCGTGACGAGGAAACCTCGCGCATCGCCATTGAAGCATCGCTCACGGGCCATCTGGTGCTCTCAACCCTGCACACCAATTCGGCACCCGAGAGCATTGCGCGGTTGTTGGAGATCGGCCTGGACTCGTTCAACTTCTCGGATTCGCTGTTGGCCATCCTTGCGCAGCGCCTGGTACGGCGCCTGTGCAAAGCTTGCCGCGAACCCGTGGTGGCGGACGATGAAACCCTGCTGGGCATGGCATCCCAATACCTGCCCAGCGGCTCGGGCAACAGCCCCGAAGGCCGTGCGGCGCTGGTCCAGCGCTGGCGCGACAACTACGGCACGGGTTCTGGCGAATTGCAGCTCTGGCGCCGCGCGGGCTGTCAGGAGTGCGAGGGCCACGGCTACCGCGGGCGCATGGGCATCCATGAATTGATGCTCAGTGACGAAGCCATCCGCCAGCACATACGCCGCCGTGCCTCGGCCGCAGA
- a CDS encoding exodeoxyribonuclease III encodes MFKLTSLNLNGIRSATSKGVESWIATTRPDCICVQEVKAQAADITTRFEVLAGLTGHFHFAQKKGYSGVGIYTRHEPSDVIVGYNSPEFDLEGRYVELRFDTPARKLSIVSAYFPSGSSSEERQQAKFRFLAEFYPHLMQLKTGREFILCGDVNIAHQNIDLKNWRSNQKNSGFLPEERAWMTKLLDTSGDGGALVDVYRQLQPATTDTAYTWWSNRGQAYANNVGWRLDYHLATPAMAALARTESIYKGEKFSDHAPITVEYEFAL; translated from the coding sequence TTGTTCAAATTAACCAGCCTCAATCTCAATGGCATCCGTTCGGCCACCAGCAAAGGCGTGGAGAGCTGGATCGCCACCACGCGGCCGGATTGTATTTGCGTGCAAGAAGTGAAGGCCCAGGCCGCCGACATTACCACCCGCTTCGAGGTGCTGGCGGGCCTGACGGGGCACTTCCATTTTGCGCAGAAAAAGGGCTATTCAGGGGTAGGCATTTACACCCGGCACGAGCCTTCAGACGTCATCGTGGGCTACAACTCGCCCGAGTTTGACCTGGAGGGCCGCTACGTAGAGCTGCGCTTTGACACGCCAGCGCGCAAGCTCTCCATTGTGAGCGCCTACTTTCCCAGTGGCTCTTCCAGCGAAGAGCGCCAGCAGGCCAAATTTCGCTTCCTGGCCGAGTTCTACCCGCACCTCATGCAACTCAAGACGGGGCGTGAATTCATCCTGTGCGGCGACGTCAACATCGCCCACCAAAACATTGACTTGAAGAACTGGCGCAGCAACCAGAAAAACAGCGGCTTCCTGCCCGAAGAACGTGCCTGGATGACAAAGTTGTTAGACACAAGTGGCGATGGCGGCGCCCTGGTCGACGTTTACCGTCAGTTACAACCTGCCACCACGGACACCGCCTACACCTGGTGGAGCAACCGGGGCCAGGCTTATGCCAACAATGTGGGTTGGCGGCTGGACTACCACTTGGCCACACCCGCCATGGCGGCACTGGCGCGCACAGAGTCCATTTACAAGGGCGAAAAATTTTCAGACCACGCGCCCATCACCGTGGAATACGAGTTCGCGCTCTGA
- the pyrE gene encoding orotate phosphoribosyltransferase, giving the protein MVDVGAQALDDGALAQDFVRFAVESGVLRFGEFKTKAGRMSPYFFNAGLFDDGAKMGRLAEFYAKALLASGIEFDMVFGPAYKGIPLAATVAVELARLGRNVPFAYNRKEAKAHGEGGTLVGAPLKGRVLIVDDVMSAGTAARESIALIQAAGATPHALAIALDRQEKATENGVDVEHSAVQYVRNQLGMQVCVIAKLADLLLYLSQNGGAEMRVHHERVFAYRQKYGVTEG; this is encoded by the coding sequence ATGGTGGATGTTGGCGCGCAAGCCTTGGACGACGGCGCTTTGGCGCAGGATTTTGTACGTTTTGCCGTGGAATCGGGCGTCTTGCGATTCGGGGAATTCAAGACCAAAGCGGGCCGGATGAGCCCGTATTTCTTCAACGCCGGTCTGTTTGACGACGGGGCCAAGATGGGCCGTCTGGCGGAATTCTATGCAAAAGCCCTACTGGCCAGCGGCATCGAATTCGACATGGTTTTTGGTCCCGCCTACAAGGGCATTCCGCTGGCTGCCACCGTGGCAGTAGAGCTGGCCCGCCTGGGCCGCAACGTGCCGTTTGCCTACAACCGCAAAGAGGCTAAGGCCCATGGCGAAGGTGGCACGTTGGTGGGCGCCCCGCTCAAAGGCCGGGTGTTGATCGTGGACGATGTGATGTCTGCGGGCACGGCCGCACGCGAGTCCATAGCGCTCATTCAGGCCGCAGGGGCGACCCCCCACGCCTTGGCCATTGCGCTGGACCGCCAGGAAAAAGCCACAGAGAATGGTGTGGACGTGGAGCACAGTGCGGTGCAGTACGTGCGCAACCAGTTGGGCATGCAGGTGTGCGTGATTGCCAAGCTGGCAGATTTATTGCTTTATCTCTCTCAAAACGGGGGGGCGGAGATGCGCGTCCATCACGAGCGGGTCTTTGCATATCGCCAAAAATATGGCGTCACAGAAGGATAA
- a CDS encoding DUF4124 domain-containing protein, producing the protein MKKWAASAVGIALWAGITALASAQGIYTCVDKHGRRLTADRPILECLDREQRELSPSGVTRRQIGPSLSDSERAAQEAQQRKEAEERVRVMEERRRERALVARYPDKATHDIERNAALLMVDEVTSTAEKRVVELKEQRKAFDLEMEFYKKDPNKAPMTLRRKIGENEDSIAEQQRFILGQDQEKRKVNQRFDVELAKLKVLWDAYKPVSLPAASATQPAAASAAR; encoded by the coding sequence TTGAAAAAATGGGCGGCGAGTGCAGTGGGGATCGCGCTGTGGGCGGGCATCACTGCGCTTGCCTCTGCCCAAGGCATCTACACCTGCGTTGACAAGCACGGCCGCCGTTTGACGGCTGATCGCCCCATCCTTGAGTGCCTGGACCGTGAACAGCGTGAGCTGAGTCCCTCAGGGGTTACCCGGCGCCAGATTGGCCCCTCGCTGTCAGACAGCGAGCGTGCGGCCCAAGAAGCCCAGCAACGCAAAGAAGCCGAAGAGCGCGTGCGTGTGATGGAAGAGCGCCGCCGCGAGCGCGCATTGGTAGCACGCTACCCCGACAAAGCCACCCACGACATCGAGCGCAACGCCGCCTTGCTGATGGTGGACGAGGTCACCTCGACGGCTGAAAAGCGCGTTGTTGAACTCAAGGAACAACGCAAGGCGTTTGACCTGGAGATGGAGTTCTACAAAAAAGATCCCAACAAAGCGCCCATGACCTTGCGCCGCAAGATCGGCGAAAACGAAGACAGCATTGCAGAGCAGCAGCGTTTTATCCTCGGCCAGGACCAGGAAAAGCGCAAGGTGAACCAGCGGTTTGATGTGGAGCTGGCCAAGCTCAAGGTTCTGTGGGATGCCTATAAACCTGTGAGCCTGCCTGCTGCATCGGCCACGCAACCTGCGGCGGCGTCGGCAGCCCGCTGA
- the gatB gene encoding Asp-tRNA(Asn)/Glu-tRNA(Gln) amidotransferase subunit GatB: MTTSKLIHGYEVVIGFETHAQLATQSKIFSRSPTAFGAEPNTQASPVDLALPGTLPVMNRKAVECAIKLGLALGSHIAPESIFARKNYFYPDLPKGYQISQFEIPVVQGGEVEFFLGDEKKTVRLVRAHLEEDAGKSLHEDFIGQSGIDLNRAGTPLLEIVTEPDMGSSEEAVAYAKELHKIVTWIGICDGNMQEGSFRCDANVSVRKPGQPLGTRREIKNLNSFKFMQQAIDYEIRWQIEQIEDGHAIQQATVLFDPDTGETRAMRTKEDAADYRYFPDPDLPPLQISQAWIDEQRAQMAELPRTMAARFVADYGLPEYDATTLTQSKAMAAYFEAAAKACGQAKLASNWIMGELSRRLNASESGIEAAPVPAVQLGALIARIADGTISNNAAKQVFDALWTGESVDVDAIIEAKGLKQMNDSGALEAIIDEVIAANADNVAQFRAGKDKAFNALVGQIMKASKGKANPQQVNDLLRAKLSA; the protein is encoded by the coding sequence ATGACGACGAGCAAATTGATTCACGGGTACGAAGTCGTCATCGGCTTTGAAACCCACGCCCAGCTGGCCACGCAGAGCAAGATTTTCAGCCGCTCGCCCACGGCCTTTGGTGCCGAGCCCAACACCCAGGCCAGCCCGGTGGACTTGGCACTGCCTGGCACCCTGCCGGTGATGAACCGCAAGGCGGTTGAGTGCGCTATCAAATTAGGACTGGCTCTCGGCTCCCACATTGCGCCAGAGAGCATTTTTGCCCGCAAGAATTACTTCTACCCTGACTTGCCCAAGGGCTACCAGATCAGCCAGTTTGAAATCCCGGTGGTGCAAGGCGGCGAAGTCGAGTTCTTTTTGGGCGATGAGAAAAAGACCGTGCGCCTGGTGCGCGCCCATTTGGAAGAAGATGCGGGCAAATCGCTGCACGAAGACTTCATTGGCCAGTCAGGCATCGACCTGAACCGTGCAGGCACGCCCCTGCTGGAAATCGTGACCGAGCCCGACATGGGCTCCAGCGAAGAAGCCGTGGCCTACGCCAAAGAGCTGCACAAGATCGTGACCTGGATCGGCATTTGCGACGGCAACATGCAAGAGGGCAGCTTCCGCTGCGACGCCAACGTGTCGGTGCGCAAACCCGGCCAACCGCTGGGCACGCGCCGCGAGATCAAGAACCTGAACTCGTTCAAGTTCATGCAGCAGGCGATCGACTACGAAATCCGCTGGCAGATCGAGCAGATCGAAGACGGCCATGCCATCCAGCAAGCCACTGTGCTGTTCGACCCCGACACGGGCGAAACACGCGCCATGCGCACCAAGGAAGACGCGGCCGATTACCGCTACTTCCCTGACCCAGACCTGCCACCACTGCAGATCTCGCAAGCCTGGATTGACGAGCAACGCGCCCAGATGGCGGAGCTGCCCCGCACGATGGCTGCGCGCTTTGTGGCCGACTACGGCCTGCCCGAGTACGACGCCACCACGCTGACGCAGAGCAAGGCGATGGCGGCCTACTTTGAAGCCGCCGCCAAAGCCTGCGGTCAGGCCAAGCTGGCCAGCAACTGGATCATGGGCGAGTTGTCACGTCGCCTGAATGCCAGCGAGTCTGGTATTGAAGCGGCCCCGGTGCCTGCAGTGCAGTTGGGCGCACTGATCGCGCGTATCGCCGACGGCACCATCTCCAACAACGCTGCCAAGCAGGTGTTTGATGCACTGTGGACAGGCGAGTCTGTCGATGTGGACGCCATCATTGAAGCCAAGGGCCTCAAGCAGATGAACGACTCCGGCGCGCTGGAGGCCATCATCGATGAAGTGATCGCCGCCAACGCCGACAACGTAGCCCAGTTCCGCGCAGGCAAGGACAAGGCATTCAATGCGCTGGTGGGCCAGATCATGAAGGCCAGCAAGGGCAAAGCCAATCCGCAGCAGGTCAACGATTTGCTGCGGGCCAAGCTGTCGGCCTGA
- the gatA gene encoding Asp-tRNA(Asn)/Glu-tRNA(Gln) amidotransferase subunit GatA has product MIQNPTALHDLSVTELARQLRNRQVSAVEAAQHFLARTKAHPTLGAYVALNEDATLAQAQAADARIAAGTAGPLAGVPIAHKDIFVTKDFPSTAGSKMLAGYQSPFDATVVTKLAEAGAVTLGKLNCDEFAMGSANENSAVAPVGFDAPAPIRNPWDTSRIPGGSSGGSAVAVAARLAPAVTGTDTGGSIRQPASFCGITGIKPTYGRASRYGMIAFASSLDQAGPMARSAEDCALLLSAMCGPDADRDSTSLDVPAEDFSAKLNDSIEGLRIGIPAEFFGDGLAPDVRAAVDAALKEYEKLGAKLVPITLPRTELSIPVYYIIAPAEASSNLSRFDGVKFGHRAKDYTDLVDMYKKTRAEGFGDEVKRRIMIGAYVLSHGYYDAYYLQAQKIRRMIADDFQNAFKECDVIAGPVAPTVAWKLGEHGSDPLADYLADIFTLPASLAGLPGMSVPAGFGEGGMPVGLQLIGNYFKEAQLLNTAHRLQQATDFHLRQPGGL; this is encoded by the coding sequence ATGATCCAGAACCCCACCGCACTGCACGACCTGAGTGTGACCGAGCTGGCACGCCAGCTGCGCAACCGCCAGGTTTCCGCCGTGGAAGCCGCCCAGCATTTCCTGGCCCGCACCAAGGCCCACCCCACCCTGGGCGCCTACGTGGCCCTGAATGAAGACGCCACCTTGGCCCAGGCCCAAGCGGCCGACGCGCGCATTGCCGCTGGCACCGCCGGGCCCCTGGCGGGTGTACCCATCGCGCACAAGGACATCTTTGTTACCAAAGATTTTCCCAGCACAGCAGGCTCCAAAATGCTCGCGGGCTACCAGTCACCCTTTGACGCCACCGTGGTCACCAAGCTGGCCGAGGCTGGCGCCGTGACACTGGGCAAGCTCAATTGCGACGAGTTCGCCATGGGTTCGGCCAACGAGAATTCTGCGGTGGCCCCCGTGGGTTTTGACGCCCCCGCCCCCATACGCAACCCCTGGGACACCAGCCGAATTCCCGGCGGCTCATCGGGCGGCAGCGCTGTCGCCGTCGCTGCGCGCCTGGCACCGGCCGTCACGGGCACAGACACGGGCGGCTCGATCCGCCAGCCGGCATCGTTTTGCGGCATCACCGGCATCAAGCCCACGTATGGCCGCGCCAGCCGCTACGGCATGATCGCCTTCGCCTCCAGCCTGGACCAGGCCGGCCCCATGGCCCGCAGCGCCGAAGACTGCGCGCTGCTGCTGTCGGCCATGTGCGGGCCTGACGCCGACCGCGACTCCACGTCGCTGGATGTGCCTGCGGAAGACTTCAGTGCCAAGCTCAATGACTCCATCGAAGGCCTGCGCATCGGCATCCCCGCCGAATTCTTTGGCGATGGCTTGGCGCCCGATGTGCGCGCTGCCGTGGATGCCGCGCTCAAGGAATACGAAAAGCTCGGCGCCAAGCTCGTGCCCATCACGCTGCCGCGCACCGAGTTGTCGATCCCGGTGTACTACATCATTGCGCCAGCCGAAGCGTCGTCCAACCTCAGCCGCTTTGACGGCGTGAAGTTTGGCCACCGCGCCAAGGATTACACCGACCTGGTGGACATGTACAAAAAGACCCGCGCCGAAGGCTTTGGCGACGAGGTCAAGCGCCGCATCATGATCGGTGCCTACGTGCTGAGCCACGGCTACTACGACGCCTACTACCTGCAGGCCCAAAAGATTCGCCGCATGATTGCCGACGACTTCCAGAACGCCTTCAAGGAATGCGATGTGATCGCTGGACCCGTGGCACCCACGGTGGCATGGAAGCTGGGCGAACACGGCAGCGACCCACTGGCCGACTACCTGGCCGACATCTTCACCCTGCCTGCGTCGCTGGCCGGCCTGCCCGGCATGAGCGTGCCAGCAGGTTTTGGCGAAGGCGGTATGCCCGTGGGACTGCAACTGATCGGCAACTACTTCAAGGAAGCCCAGTTGCTGAACACCGCGCACCGCCTGCAGCAAGCCACCGACTTTCACCTCCGCCAGCCCGGAGGGCTTTGA
- the gatC gene encoding Asp-tRNA(Asn)/Glu-tRNA(Gln) amidotransferase subunit GatC: MALTPQDIGRIANLARLELTPSESERMLTQLNGFFDVVEQMRAVDTQGIEPLAHPVAAIQAVALRLREDIASEPNNREANQKSAPAVERGLFLVPKVIE, from the coding sequence ATGGCACTGACCCCTCAGGACATTGGTCGCATCGCCAATCTGGCGCGACTGGAGCTCACACCATCAGAAAGTGAGCGCATGCTCACACAATTGAACGGCTTTTTCGACGTTGTGGAGCAAATGCGGGCTGTGGATACCCAAGGGATTGAGCCCCTGGCCCACCCCGTGGCAGCCATCCAGGCCGTGGCCTTGCGCCTGCGCGAAGACATCGCCAGCGAGCCCAACAACCGCGAAGCCAACCAAAAGAGTGCGCCAGCCGTGGAGCGCGGCCTGTTCCTCGTGCCCAAAGTGATTGAGTAA
- a CDS encoding rod shape-determining protein, translating into MFGAFRRYFSTDLAIDLGTANTLIFARDKGIVLDEPSVVAIRHEGGPHGKKVIQAVGHEAKAMLGKVPGNIEAIRPMKDGVIADFVITEQMIKQFIKMVHPRTLFTPSPRIIICVPCGSTQVERRAIKDAAEAAGATAVYLIEEPMAAGIGAGLPVSEASGSMVVDIGGGTTEVGVISLGGMVYKGSVRVGGDKFDEAIINYIRRNYGMLIGEPTAEAIKKNIGSAFPGSEVREMEVKGRNLSEGVPRSFTISSNEVLEALTDPLNQIVSAVKNALEQTPPELGADISDRGMMLTGGGALLRDLDRLLAEETGLPVLVAEDPLTCVVRGCGIALERMDRLGSIFTSE; encoded by the coding sequence ATGTTCGGAGCTTTTCGTCGGTACTTCTCCACCGACCTTGCCATTGACCTTGGCACCGCCAATACCCTCATTTTTGCCCGTGACAAAGGTATCGTTCTGGACGAGCCCTCGGTGGTCGCTATCCGCCACGAAGGCGGCCCCCACGGCAAGAAGGTCATCCAGGCGGTGGGCCACGAAGCCAAAGCCATGCTAGGCAAAGTGCCCGGCAACATCGAAGCCATCCGGCCCATGAAGGATGGCGTGATCGCCGACTTCGTGATCACCGAACAGATGATCAAGCAGTTCATCAAGATGGTGCACCCGCGCACGCTGTTCACCCCCAGCCCGCGCATCATCATCTGCGTGCCTTGTGGTTCCACCCAGGTCGAGCGCCGCGCCATCAAGGACGCCGCTGAAGCGGCAGGCGCCACGGCGGTGTACCTGATTGAAGAGCCCATGGCCGCTGGCATCGGTGCGGGCCTGCCGGTCTCTGAAGCCTCTGGCTCCATGGTCGTCGACATCGGCGGCGGAACGACTGAAGTGGGCGTGATCTCGCTGGGCGGCATGGTCTACAAGGGCAGTGTGCGCGTGGGTGGCGACAAATTTGACGAAGCCATCATCAACTACATCCGCCGCAACTACGGCATGCTCATTGGCGAGCCCACGGCTGAAGCCATTAAGAAGAACATTGGCTCGGCCTTCCCAGGCTCTGAAGTGCGCGAGATGGAAGTCAAGGGGCGCAACCTGTCTGAAGGCGTGCCGCGCAGCTTCACCATCTCCAGCAACGAAGTGCTGGAAGCCCTGACAGACCCGCTCAACCAGATCGTCTCGGCCGTGAAAAACGCGCTGGAGCAAACCCCCCCTGAATTGGGTGCCGACATTTCTGACCGCGGCATGATGCTGACCGGCGGCGGCGCGCTGTTGCGCGACCTGGACCGTTTGCTGGCCGAAGAAACCGGCCTGCCCGTGCTGGTGGCCGAAGACCCACTGACCTGCGTGGTACGAGGTTGCGGCATTGCGCTGGAGCGCATGGACCGCCTGGGCAGCATCTTCACCAGCGAGTAA
- the mreC gene encoding rod shape-determining protein MreC: MPLGTLDRSAPPFFKQGPSALSRLAAFSALALFLMVADARFQITGPVRQAIGSVLYPVQWLVFQPVELARHGSGYFQSLQSAQADADAAAQKLVLVSQQAHQAEQLAQENVRLRKLLALRERLQTPAQAAQVIYDTADPYTRRVVIDQGQLHGVEQGVPVMDEGGVLGQVTRVFPLVSEVTLLVDRDQAIPVLNLRTGARAVAYGDPMAEHGGGIELRFIQANADVREDDLLTTSGVDGVYPPGLPVARVTHVERRADSAFARIYCKPLAQVQGVRHVMVLKPLTDHLPPRPEPAPTVTSKRARK, encoded by the coding sequence ATGCCCCTGGGAACCCTAGACCGCAGTGCGCCACCTTTCTTCAAGCAGGGCCCGTCGGCCCTGTCGCGCTTGGCCGCGTTCAGCGCGCTGGCGCTGTTCTTGATGGTGGCCGATGCCCGCTTTCAAATCACCGGGCCCGTGCGCCAGGCCATTGGCTCGGTGCTCTATCCGGTGCAGTGGTTGGTGTTCCAGCCGGTGGAGTTGGCACGCCACGGCTCGGGCTACTTCCAATCCTTGCAATCGGCCCAGGCCGATGCCGATGCTGCCGCGCAAAAGCTGGTACTGGTGTCGCAGCAGGCGCACCAGGCCGAGCAACTGGCGCAAGAGAACGTGCGCCTGCGCAAGCTTCTGGCGCTGCGCGAGCGCCTGCAGACGCCCGCCCAGGCCGCCCAGGTGATTTACGACACCGCCGACCCCTACACCCGCCGCGTGGTGATTGACCAGGGGCAGTTGCATGGCGTGGAGCAGGGCGTGCCCGTGATGGACGAAGGCGGCGTGCTGGGGCAGGTGACGCGGGTGTTTCCCCTGGTGAGCGAAGTCACGCTGCTGGTGGACAGAGATCAGGCCATCCCGGTGCTGAACCTGCGCACCGGCGCACGCGCCGTGGCGTATGGTGACCCGATGGCCGAGCACGGTGGTGGCATTGAGCTGCGCTTTATCCAGGCCAATGCCGATGTGCGCGAGGACGACCTGCTCACCACCAGCGGGGTGGACGGCGTCTATCCCCCAGGCCTGCCTGTGGCCCGCGTGACCCATGTGGAACGCCGTGCCGACTCGGCCTTTGCCCGCATCTACTGCAAGCCCCTGGCCCAGGTGCAGGGTGTGCGCCATGTGATGGTGCTCAAACCCCTGACCGACCACCTGCCGCCCCGGCCTGAGCCCGCCCCCACCGTGACCAGCAAGAGGGCGCGCAAATGA
- the mreD gene encoding rod shape-determining protein MreD gives MIMPRGQQLLLPVNPVFIVVSLLVGLAVNLVPLGRWVWLPDLLMVLIVFWSVHQPLRVGMGVAFALGLCMDVAQSALLGQHALAYTVLSFSATAMHRRLLWFSVPSQALQLLPMFAMAHGIETLLRMVTGGIFPGFWVLLAPALEVALWPLASWVLLAPQRRPPDRDENRPL, from the coding sequence ATGATCATGCCCCGTGGCCAGCAGTTGCTGCTGCCTGTCAACCCGGTTTTCATTGTCGTCAGCCTGCTGGTGGGCCTGGCCGTCAATCTGGTGCCCTTGGGGCGCTGGGTGTGGCTGCCGGACTTGCTGATGGTGCTGATCGTGTTCTGGAGCGTGCACCAGCCCCTGCGGGTGGGCATGGGCGTGGCGTTTGCGCTGGGGCTGTGCATGGATGTGGCGCAGTCTGCGTTGCTGGGCCAGCACGCGCTGGCCTACACCGTGCTCTCCTTCAGCGCCACGGCCATGCACCGGCGCTTGCTGTGGTTCAGCGTGCCCTCGCAGGCCCTGCAGTTATTGCCCATGTTTGCCATGGCGCATGGCATCGAGACCTTGCTGCGGATGGTCACCGGCGGCATCTTCCCGGGCTTCTGGGTGTTGTTGGCGCCTGCGCTGGAAGTCGCTTTGTGGCCCCTGGCCAGCTGGGTGCTGCTGGCCCCGCAGCGCCGCCCGCCCGATCGCGACGAGAACCGCCCCCTGTGA